TACGTCAGAGCTTGAAATACATGTGTCGAAAGTATAGTGTATTTCAGTCCACTATCATCGACGGCGCCATGGGTTTTTGGTGTGAGTCttctttatatgtatgtacgtttGTTGGCTAATAGTCATGGATTACttttacacatacatacacacagtatattatgattttcttattattattattattattgttattattatttgccaACACCTACTCTTCCTTCCTTCCGGCGACAACTGTTTTGGATGTTATTACGTGCGAGTGTAAGGAAGCCTGATGGAAATCTGTCGCTGTAACAACGTAGTTCTGTACAAGTCAGTGTATTTgcgagatttattttatttcgttggCCTTACTATTGATGTACTTCATGTCtagtttttacttttagtGTTTAATTTGCTGAATCcccaattatttttttaatttcttttcacaAGTGTTCGTCACATTCATTTCATTGTGATGATGTTATACAGAATTTagcattgttattatttgattcgatttaaattgttttctgGTAAACGATGTTGAGTGTGACCGTGTACAGGTTCTATTCCGGTTTTGTCAAATATATACGATgcataattgaatttataattaattatactatatttcaCCTCTATTGGgtgaagaaaaacaaaaaacgaaTAACTTGTTGAAGATTTTCtatgatatttgtttaagcAGACCGCATTTGAAGGTAAGTGAATACCCGTAGTCTTACAAATTTGGGGGAAACAGGTTCATTCTATGTCGTAATAGcagttttacattaataaaatattattttcatataggAGATGCAGGCGAATAATCCGCCGTGGACCAAGAAGAAAATTGACCGCCCCAACAACGGAACCAGCCAGAGCTTTGCTGATATTCAGGTTGACTGTTTTATGTGCAACGTACAAATTAAAACGATCCACAGATGACTACAACACACTCATTGATCTTTGTTGTCTAATGGCCGTTTGAATGCAGGCGGAGACACGTCGCCAAGGAACGGCTTCCGCTCATCCTCCACCGATGCCAGTGGAGGATACTCTGACGACCAGCAGTCAGGCGCCATGGGCCAATACCCAGAACGGAGGTAACACACCTACACACATTGACactgaaaaacattttacgtGTATGATGTACCCAACATTTACACTcagcaaaaaaataagaatccCGATAAAGCATAAATGGACGAATTGAAATAGttttccattaaatattttacctttcGGTCAGCACGATTAACCAAAAATCTGTTCTTCACTGACGATACAAACAATCCAGCAGATGTGTTGAACACAGGAGGATTCTGGGATACACAGCCGAATACGTCGAAAGCTGCTGAGAAAGCGAGGGACAATAGACCCGAGACCAGCAAGAAGAAGAAACCAGCGGTCGCCGCGTCGCCAAAGAAGGAGAGCTCTCCGTGTGCTGAATTTGACACTTGGTCCCAATCAGCGCTCGCTTCCTGGAGCTCCAAGATTGATGGTACTAAATCACTAAACACGAATTCACAGAAGTCCAtctattatttgtattttataatgttctgAGAATGACatgttataatgtaattgTCAGTGCCAACATTCGTCGGCTTTCTGAAGGACATCGAATCGCCCTACGAGGTGAAGGACTACGTTAAATGCTACTTGGGCGAGTCCAAGGACTCCAGCGACTTTGCGAGGCAGTTCCTCGAGAAACGGTTTGTTATATACAAGAATAGATGGATCTATATCGacacatacattaatatgCAAATATTCTGATTTAGATCTAAACTACTCCGTGTTGGGATGGTGACCCCCTCCGATGATCTCTGCTCACCAGCTATGGCTGTCAATCCGCGAGCCGCACTCGACTACCAGGAGGTAATACTATCGTGCTATTATTAGTAACAGTTTTAATTCATACAAACAAGAAGCTAGCCAAAACTTTAATTACCTGAAATCATATGTCTTTTGTCTCAATAAAGTACTCAAGCTCGCATGCGCGCTGTGATTACAGGGGAAAGGCAAAAAATCAAAGAAGAACAAGATGTTAAAGGTGGACGCGCGTATACTGGGCTTCTCCGTGACAGCCTCCGAGGATAGGATCAACGTGGGGGATATCGACACCGTTTGAGATCAAGCCTGCCGCGGACCGAACGCAGCCcgcaaaagaaaaaaacgacTCACCAAAGCACAACTACGAGCGCGCGCATGCATCAACAAAACAACACCACCCAAGCGCCGCAACCGGAACAAGAAACAGTAATCCCCACCCACCGCTAACCTCCACGAACCCCCACTAACCCCAAACGCCCCCAATCATCCCCAACTACCCGCAATTCGTAAAGCAACATCTCATCTCGCGCACCGCCCAAGCGCGTATATTAACTGTGGATTATATATAAGCTATACAACGTACGTGACATAAACCTATCAACAAAAACCCCTGGACATAACGACAGGCCTTCACACGGGCTGCGACACGGAGCTGACTCATGCGACATGAACAACGCTCATTGGACAGACGGACACGCGAACACCGACAGTATCGACGTATCGCGAGGTTCCGTGAAGCGAATACTTTGAGAGCTGTCGTTGTTCTTGATGGCTATAATACGTTAGGGCGGGTCTGGTGACCAGCCTGCGCCCTCTGCCGGATCGATCAATGTTATATAGAGCTAGTAGCGTCGGTGTCCAATCAGTATCAATGTTAATTATAGTGTAGTTTTAACGTAGATCTATTTAGTGACTTTGCCATTTATAAGATTTGCCATTGGATGTTCCCTCGTCGGATCCTTCGCCTTCCTCCGACCTGACTCGCTCCTATAGCGTGATCATTCTTTAATGACCATTCGTCGCTCGTATGGAAACTAGAGTTTTAACTTATATGAACAAGATGGCCGTTGCATTTTGAAAACCACAAACAGTCGTCACTCGGCACAGTGAACGCTAtcccatatattatatagatgtttttcctaatgatatttaatgttatagtgATTGTTTGTTTGCATGCatgcatatatatgtaaccaACTTCAGTGTCAACAATATTCGTCTAGTCTATCAAATTAGTGAGCCTCTTAACGTAACGGAATACTCCTGATGTTAAGTCGTTTTGGTGTGCGGTCTTTATATCAACTATTCGCCAGATACAAAACTCCTTTCATATTATGCGAGTTGTTATGATACAGCGCAGTACATACGATATAGTTGTTTTTAATCTGTAGCCTGTAactaatgtacatttataagtattttgttaGTTGTTTATGTATATCTAACGTTCAAtcgtttgtatataaatatgtttttatattgatattattttgtaaagaatttattaatattttttctggtCTGCGacggtttttatttaacttaagttCACGTGAATGCTAACGTTCCGCTGCACAGCCTCCCGGAGGCAGGCTGCTTTAGACAGGTCCCGTAGTTTCCACTCTgttgcaatatttatatgatgtgTGTAATATAAGCGCCGCCCGGCCGACCGCAGCGATGtgcgtaatatattattattattattaaacaacaattaataattttaagagttTGTCCTTTTGTAAATGATTTGTTTTAGAATCGTTATTATCTATGGATGGTTTGGCTTCTAGACTGTACTGAATTAAATTCGAGatcaaatgtattttctttttattattattattattgatgtaATAATGTCATGTAACTCGTCGGTCGCCGTCTCGTCTCGTATCTTGGATTCGTCTTTCCTGGTCTAACTTGTTTTAACTCTGTGGTAATATATTCTTGTATCAATAGTGTGAGCCGTTTTTATGAATGTATCTCTGATATTCTTAGTCGTTAGTGTTGTACGATGTAGTTTCAGCAATCTATGGATGTGtcgttacatttttaatgttataatattatactatatgtaATCACAatagtttaaatgttttttggaAATCTATATGTCGTGGGTTAGATCGGGAATTACGGTTCGTAAACAAAATGAGGCAAGGGCGATACTGTTTAACGAAAAGTCGCCTTTGTTTCCAAATCATAATATCTACATACCGTCGAGAGAGTACTGTAGAGTCCCGACAGGTCATGTCGACCGTAGCTAGCCCGCTGTCGTAGAGTAGCTGGTCTTGTAACTCGTGTAAACCAATGTtaatgtttcggttactttatgATGTATGTTTCAAACACGTGTAAATATGATTTagagattaaataaatatttgacaacCGCATCGCCTTTCATTGGGACCGCGCCCTGTGTGGGGACGGACGCTATGGTTCAGTTCAAAGTCCAGTCTTGTATCTCTgaagacatttatttcaaagtcaATGTTATCGTCAACCACACTTGCAGCCTCCCTTTCTACGCCGTCTTCTTCGTCTACTGCAGCGTCTTTTCCGTTTTCTTCGACAGCATCTTCTGCGCCGCCTGCGCCAGCTACATAGCCCCCGGGCCAGGTTGGCTATATAACGCTCCCCTCGCCTCTCCAAGAACCCTAAGGCTGCACTGCGTTTCAATGTATCTTCAGCTTTGTCTGTCAAATTGCTTGCCCTCCACACGTCCCCGAACTTGTCCTGTAGGTACTTGGTGATTTCAGACGCAGTAACTCCATCTTTGTTAtcaattttgtaaaatgtgTTCATAACCAGCTTGGCGGCGTTCTCTTCACGCTCCTTCTGTAATTCATTGTAGCTCGTCATTATGTTTCTGTAAAACTATTACattgcaatttaattttatatctcctAATACgaaacataacaaaacataaGGTTTTGATGTCTGGTGTGTGACTGTACAATGTTTGTTGTCTCATGACagcaatttttattctttttttattttgaaaattttcgtTTACAGCTTTGCGAAAGAGAATTTTATGTCACAGAATGATCAATTATGTCCTATGCggcttttaaattatgtaaattaaacagCAATCATTACTTGTGTAAAAACGcaaagcaaaataataaaaaccttaattAATAGATCTAAGAAACTTGTCTCACACTTAAAAGAAGAATTTAttctatatcaaaatttaaatggtcgTTGGTGGCCTTCAGACGTCAATAGCAGACACTATGGGGAAAAGATAGAAAATGATTTGttcgtaaaatttttgtgataattattacatgtaatgaaaatttattgagtTGATTGTGCCCTTTGTGCCTTAGTAATGGCGGAAGTAGAACAGCCAAAGGATTCAGCAACACAATGCCCCGGAAGGCTCATAATCCAATATCTTCAAGAGAACAAAGATGGGGCTACCGCTAATCAAATATTACAGCATCTACAAAACGATCACGGCCAGCAATCCTCTAGCGAGTTGAGCAAAACGGTGGAGTCGATCTTAGAGAACGGCACAGCTCTTGGATTCCTCGAGAGGAAGGGATCTCGTTTTATGAATTGGATTGCAAGAGAGATGTGTTGCAAAAGGAGACGCAGAAGTAGGTGTAGACGACGTCGCAAACGTTGCAGTCGGAGACGTCGAAGTCGGCGTCGGCGACGTCGCTGTCGGTGTTGACTGCCTGAGCTCACTCGACCTAAGCCTAGACAAGGATCTCGATAGTGGCCATGAGTTGTTACTAGATCATTATTGAATATAGTGGATTTTGTTTGAAGTTTAAATTCGTGcctttttgtgtattttttaaccCCTGAAAGAGAATAGCAATTTCTCCCGATCTAAGgactaaataaaacattgatcATATTCgtcaaatttatttgattatatggtttacatttataacttgatagattatattgattaaatgCGATACATCAAGAagataataactttaaacatCGATTACATTCTTCgtgaaacattatatattgtagAATGCGAttacattgaatattttagaatttgacgtaaattttttaaaattggttAAATATGGTAATAATTGAAACGTGACTACTTCTACTTCACTACTGCTAACACAAATCGAAACATTATAAGTAACATCGTCATGGCCAGGTTTGTCCTCATCTTTGTgttcgtcaaaatcggtttcTTAGTCATCGTAGAGTTTAGTGCCGTCCTCATGAATAATTTGGTAATGGTCCTCATGAATAATTTCGTAATAATTTGGTATTAATGTCACGATCGGTGTAAACGTCAGAACAGATATTAGCGTCATTGCCAGTGTTATCGTCATTGCCAGTGTTATCGTCATTGCCGGTGTTATCGTCATTGCCGGTGTTATCGTCATTGCCGGTGTTATCGTCATTGCCGGTGTTATCGTCATTGCCGGTGTTATCGTCATTGCCGGTGTTATCGTCATTGCCGGTGTTATCGTCATTGCCGGTGTTATCGTCATTGCCGGTGTTATCGTCATTGCCGGTGTTATCGTCATTGCCGGTGTTATCGTCATTGCCGGTGTTATCGTCATTGCCGGTGTTATCGTCATTGCCGGTGTTATCGTCATTGCCGGTGTTATCGTCATTGCCGGTGTTATCGTCATTGCCGGTGTTATCGTCATTGCCAGTGTTATCGTCATTGCCGGTGTTATCGTCATTGCCAGTGTTATCGTCATTATCAGGGTACTCGTAATATTCGGGATATTTGTCGTAGTTTTGGGCGTTTATCCAATTGTTCCGTAAGCATTTAGGCTCCGAGGAGCCGTTTTATAGTGTATCCGGGAACTGCGTACACAAGCAACAGGATCATGACCGCCACAATTATGATGAAAGAGTACTTCAATATGTCCCACTTGTGGTTATGCCACATGATGTAACGGATCGATTTCAGCGGGTTCAGTAACCACATGAAGGACGCGTCAGGTCGACTGGAAATGAAATACAGAATATTTGTTCATGTCATtgatttgataaaatgttacaaagaaACTCAacagtttcaaaataatatctaaactTCAATAAAGCAGAATGAAAACGTTGTAATATACGTATTGTGTTTACTTTGGTTTTTCCAAGGGGTCTGGTTCACTGCGACCCAATCCAGCCGGAACTTTCTCTGCTTCTTCCTTAGTCAAAAGATGAATTTCAGCTTCCACCTTTCCAGTTAACTCCATTTCCTCGGTGTCACGTTTAATATAGAAAGGCCACCAGCCCTTGACACGTTTCTGTTTGAAAATGTTAACCATTGGAACGGATCCATCGTTCCGTAGCATATCCAGAGTGCATAGCTTAGATGTTTTAGCTCCCCTTGGGAAACGATTCAGGTCCAGTGTAATTGCTCCTATAAGTATATAAGACGTCGtgacaaatattaattcagaAATGATAATGTTATTTGGAACCATTGCAATGTTATTTGGAACCATTGcaatgttatttaatgttatttttacctAAGAAATCATCAGCTGAGAAATGGTCAGCATCCCAGACTTGCAATTCGAGCCGGGCTGGTATTTTACATTCTGTTTCATCCCAAGAAAAGACAGACTCCTTGCGGGAAATCACAATACGCTCCTCGGCTTCCAGATATTCAAAGGGATAAATGAAGCGCCAGTTAAAGTTCCCTTCTCCGGTCAGAGAGCGGTAATGTATATCAGTGGACTGGCAATCATCAGGTCCACGTACCCAccttaaagttaaatatgattttagaaataaaagttattgatagaaataaaatgcaaacaAAGTAATTGTCATACCCCTTTACGTAAATATCCGACATTTTTTCTCCTGTGAAGAACGCATCGTCTTCCAAAACCACGTCATCGGTGTTCCAAACAATAACTCTCATTTCAAAAGATTTAGGTTTACGAGCAGATATGTCTACGGGTGGTCCGGGCAGTGGCATATCCATGGGAAACATGTCCACCCACATTTCAAGACGTCCTTGTTCAATTCCTATACATAAAATGGATTTTAAAAGTTTcgaattgttttcaaatttgccattcattaatttaaagtgaaaaCCATATTgcataaattgtataaaaatattagaaacgtTACAtgactaaatttttataaataccaggTTTATTGGGTTTATATAACGAGCGAGTTTCGACATGTTCAGTAACAAGGCGAGTTCCCACTCGAGGAACCTCATGCCAACGATGCAGAACAACCAGTGCCATTTGTTCCTCTGCAGTGTCATTATTTGAAAAGATCTCTTCGTCGTTCATTGGCATATTGAAAATCGTTTTGCCAATTTTTACCCGGCCATAGTCATACACCGGTGGATCTAACTTGCCATCTTTGCATAGTTTTGCCAAAATTTGGGTTGGTTTCATCGCGTCACGCCAACGGTTGTATCcttgtctaaaataaaaaaaatacgtcaaGGTTATATTCTAATATCGGGAtggaaactaattaaaataattgttagcAAACTCACTCTTCGTATTTCATAGGCAATCCACAAGTTGCTCTATGGCGACTATAGAAACGGTTTTCGAGATCAATTTTGGTCTCTCCGATCAAATCGTCGGATCCTACTAAATCCCAATCCAGAACTTGAATTGTTAGATTCGAATCTTGCGGGAAGGTAGCTTCTATCTCAAAACATTTGCCAAAAACAGGATTAAGTTGTTTGGATACATAATTCTCCTTGTCGCTTATCTTTTTCGAACCAAgttgtaatgaaatataaggATCAGCCTTCCCATTTAAATCCATGGGATGTAAATCAGTAGCCTTAACAATATAAACGCGTACTAAAACATGTATGGGATCGTTATTCGGGACACCTTGGAAAAATCCATTACTGGGATCAAAGCCCATGATGGTATGATCATCGATTCCTCTTGGTAGAGGCCATTTGTAAACTTTAATGGCGCCCTAAAACAAGAATTGCTCTTTAAAAAGTATAGTTTGGTAATACTGGTAATGATAGATGAAAGTGTAGGGTTATTTTGTAAGATGTTAAAAGCAGATAGAGTGAGGAAACAACACCAAAAGGAATCAACGCACAACTAGATAAATATAGATGGTAGTAGTGTATTAGCATAGATGATAGGAGATAGTAAAAGTCATGTGAGTGATTCTAAAATCTTAGAAGACTACATATAATAACAACCTTAAATACTCCAACAACTCGATTATCATCTTCGCTATCTTCGCCAGTCTTCTTGCCGCGATACAGTTCGAATGAGTTCAGCCACTCTTTGAACTCTTCATATTCTGGTACAGCTTCTAGTTCGTGTGGATAAACCTAcgtagaatttatttaatttaataaacacatcAGAGTGGAAtgatatgcaaataaaaaatgagcTTTACTTTTGTCATAGCTGAGCGTGGTATCTCGTGCTTTGGTGCTACCAAAGGACCTGTCTTGGACCTCGATGAAGTCGATGGTTGTGGGTCCCTACGACGGTCACGATCGAAGCGAGGAGAACCAAGTTCTTCGCGTGGTGAACgcaattcatttatatagcTTATCTGAGGAGGTCTCAGATAATCTCGCTCtcgtttattttctttttcatcttCAATCATTGTTTCAACTGAAGCAAAGTACTTGGTCCACCAGTCCTTGTTACTCTCGTCATCATCTAAAGCGGAATCATTGCTTCCCTTCCTCTTCTTGCTTACATCACGTGGTAGAATTTTCTTCCTCATTGGCATCTTAATACCTGATCCGTAAGTCATACTACGTCCCTCACGTACAAGTAGAGGACAGTTTTCTCTTTCGGTTTCGACAGCATATGCGTCATCTTGTATTATTCGATTAGTTCTCAAATCAACATTCTGAAGTTCTATTATAGACTTCTTTCGTTCTTCAATTTCTCTTTCGCGTTTACTCATTGgagtgtaaatatatttatgtatggaGTTAATAGTGTGTGTTCCCACCAGGGTAATTCTGCCAAAACTGCGGCAGTCAACGACTCGAATTGTCAATGGAGGTCTGTAGAGATCTTGATCAGGAAGTTCcacatcaatatattttatgggaAATGGAAAATTGGGATTACGTGAAGCATTCTGGATAACACTCGAGTATACAAGATTTCCAGCACATTCGATGTCTACTCTCGGTCTGTCTACTGTAAGAAGATGAAGTCTTTTGACCTCACGTAAACCCCAGAATAACACCTCAACCCGGTATCGAGACAAAGTAGGTCGTATTCCTCGAGGAACGGGATACGATATGCTTCTttgagtttcatttaaatctttccTAACTACATCTTTTGGGTCCGGAAGGGTCGGTAATGCTGACTCATTTCCATCTCCCTTTGGGGGAAGCTCGAGAATTTCAAATGTTGCTAATAATTCTCCAGCTTTATCATCACCCCTAGTAATTTCATGCCACTCTA
This Danaus plexippus chromosome Z, MEX_DaPlex, whole genome shotgun sequence DNA region includes the following protein-coding sequences:
- the LOC133319916 gene encoding uncharacterized protein LOC133319916, with protein sequence MTSYNELQKEREENAAKLVMNTFYKIDNKDGVTASEITKYLQDKFGDVWRASNLTDKAEDTLKRSAALGFLERRGERYIANLARGLCSWRRRRRRCCRRKRKRRCSRRRRRRRKGGCKCG